From one Halothece sp. PCC 7418 genomic stretch:
- a CDS encoding DNA-directed RNA polymerase subunit omega: protein MYKRSSFNSDEIVKRAEQLMNAASNRYRITVRVAKRAKRRRSEDKAQDNLEDPLMTPPIRAIIEMSDEVTQPEILVE from the coding sequence ATGTATAAACGTTCCTCTTTTAACTCTGATGAGATCGTCAAACGGGCTGAGCAGTTAATGAATGCTGCGTCAAATCGCTATCGGATTACGGTACGAGTGGCTAAACGAGCCAAGCGTCGCCGTAGTGAGGATAAAGCCCAAGACAATCTCGAAGATCCCTTAATGACTCCTCCTATCCGTGCCATTATTGAAATGTCTGATGAAGTGACTCAACCCGAAATCCTCGTCGAGTAA
- a CDS encoding response regulator — MAGKLVLVVEAVAQYLTNITQQLRQLGYRVAIARSGTEALLKARTFQPCTILLNPVLPLLSGWDVLTLLKSHPSSCNLPIIVTGTRGEKQEAMNNGADAFLSLPVELNSLEDALSVCAAPRSLYRKSLTVLRLHYSGETPPPKRDPVTEILSTPPETHAKNVNYRILEADDPQQAELLQRIWHPDVLLLTGDQIPRHFLQELSEQETLSNLPLVCLDAETARLGHQIGKLSIYPCLTLHSAEAKNPLWSVLQFAAGINPPPRHTAPYVGVVDGKRLSSQACDHIASEWLNAFIQYLSTAGYRSSLAHSWGEVYQQVEQQGADILLLDLEGTEVDAEILEGLRQLSTIQNLPILAIASPQQLLQQETLHHLLQKVATKILPGHPQSMQELLSSLREQLSPSSID; from the coding sequence GTGGCTGGAAAACTGGTGTTAGTCGTGGAAGCAGTCGCCCAATATTTAACCAATATTACCCAACAACTTCGCCAATTGGGATATCGGGTCGCGATCGCGCGATCGGGGACAGAAGCCCTCCTGAAAGCCCGTACCTTTCAACCTTGTACCATTCTCCTGAACCCAGTCTTACCCCTGCTTTCCGGTTGGGATGTCCTCACCCTCCTCAAATCTCATCCCAGCAGTTGTAACCTCCCGATTATTGTCACTGGAACTCGCGGAGAAAAACAAGAAGCGATGAATAATGGCGCAGATGCCTTTCTTTCCTTACCCGTTGAACTCAACAGCCTAGAAGATGCCCTCTCTGTTTGTGCAGCCCCTCGTTCTCTCTATCGTAAATCCTTAACCGTTTTGCGATTACACTATTCTGGGGAGACTCCTCCTCCGAAGCGCGATCCCGTCACGGAAATTTTAAGTACCCCCCCCGAAACCCATGCCAAAAACGTCAACTATCGCATCTTAGAAGCGGATGATCCCCAACAAGCCGAACTCTTGCAACGGATCTGGCATCCTGATGTTTTACTCCTCACTGGTGACCAGATTCCACGCCATTTTCTGCAAGAACTCAGCGAACAAGAAACCCTCTCTAACTTACCCCTTGTCTGTCTTGATGCGGAAACGGCTCGCTTAGGGCATCAAATTGGCAAGTTATCCATTTACCCTTGTCTGACCTTACACTCTGCTGAAGCGAAAAATCCCCTGTGGTCAGTGTTACAGTTTGCAGCAGGGATTAATCCCCCTCCTCGACATACCGCACCTTATGTGGGGGTCGTCGATGGCAAAAGACTGAGCAGTCAGGCTTGTGATCATATTGCCTCGGAATGGCTAAATGCCTTTATCCAGTATTTATCTACGGCGGGTTATCGCAGTTCTCTGGCTCATTCTTGGGGAGAAGTTTATCAGCAAGTGGAACAGCAAGGCGCTGATATTTTACTGTTAGATTTAGAAGGAACAGAAGTCGATGCCGAGATTCTAGAAGGCTTACGACAACTGAGCACCATTCAAAATTTACCCATTCTCGCGATCGCGTCCCCGCAACAACTCCTGCAACAGGAAACGCTACACCATCTTCTCCAAAAAGTTGCAACTAAAATCCTACCCGGTCATCCCCAGTCGATGCAGGAACTTTTATCCAGTTTAAGGGAACAACTGTCGCCCTCTTCAATTGATTAA
- a CDS encoding ATP-binding protein codes for MSNCDPTLEQFIKSVPSCQSEKTLETILPALGSNNSDFLVVVNAADFPLGIISAGTALQGINDKMAADSSVISLLSPVTTVSEQMSLQQLLPYLEKLSNQEKIVVVDRKGKLRGQLDTESILQVLLREKTEESQPASTNLKLLINFLEKLPLPLMLQTKAGKLLHQNSQWRENICTHTENCCLVTGESSGGEKQWCNVISQSPEATPQTVRETHSPCPLFPLSAHPKETTTAKTSGVWQFLTLNLPESEWGGLWVVIATDITEQRQLCKELAAKNADLVQLNRLKDEFLACITHELKSPLTAIVGLSNLMGEKSIGDLNQRQQRYVNQIHQSGRQLMNLVNDLLDLARLETGQLQIHPEVVNLKQVCDRAYEEAHQQTPDSPAEFTQHIEEGLETIIADELRLRQMLVHLLSNGRKFTAEKGEMGLEVSQWEGWIAFTVWDTGIGIPESSQHLIFQKFQQLEDPMTRQFSGTGLGLVLTQRLAHAHGGDVSFISEEGKGSQFTLLLPPTPPQNPFTLKPLPRKWLENWC; via the coding sequence ATGTCTAATTGCGATCCGACCCTAGAACAATTTATCAAGTCCGTTCCCTCTTGTCAGTCTGAGAAGACACTGGAAACGATTCTCCCCGCTTTGGGCTCAAACAACAGTGATTTTTTAGTGGTGGTCAATGCTGCTGATTTTCCCCTTGGGATTATTTCTGCTGGGACAGCCTTGCAAGGAATCAACGATAAAATGGCAGCAGACTCTTCTGTGATTTCCTTACTCTCTCCTGTGACAACAGTTTCCGAGCAAATGAGCTTACAACAGTTGCTTCCCTATCTGGAAAAGCTCAGCAATCAGGAAAAAATTGTCGTCGTGGATCGCAAAGGAAAATTACGAGGACAATTAGATACCGAAAGCATTTTACAAGTTTTGTTGCGAGAGAAAACAGAAGAGTCTCAGCCCGCTTCCACCAATTTAAAATTGCTGATTAACTTCTTAGAGAAACTTCCTCTCCCTTTGATGTTACAAACTAAAGCGGGAAAACTGCTCCATCAAAACAGCCAATGGCGGGAAAACATTTGCACTCACACTGAAAATTGTTGCTTAGTCACGGGGGAGTCCTCTGGAGGGGAAAAACAATGGTGTAATGTGATTTCTCAATCTCCTGAGGCGACTCCACAAACAGTCAGAGAAACCCACTCTCCTTGTCCCTTATTTCCCTTATCCGCTCATCCCAAGGAAACCACTACCGCTAAAACGTCAGGAGTCTGGCAATTTTTAACCCTCAATCTTCCTGAGAGTGAGTGGGGTGGGTTATGGGTGGTTATCGCCACTGATATTACAGAACAACGACAACTGTGTAAAGAACTCGCTGCGAAAAATGCGGACTTAGTACAGTTAAATCGGCTGAAAGATGAGTTTTTAGCCTGCATTACTCACGAACTGAAAAGCCCCTTAACAGCAATTGTCGGCTTGTCGAATTTAATGGGTGAAAAGAGTATTGGCGATCTTAATCAGCGACAACAGCGCTATGTTAATCAAATTCATCAAAGTGGTCGTCAGTTGATGAATTTAGTGAATGATCTCTTAGATTTAGCACGATTAGAAACAGGACAGTTACAAATTCATCCCGAAGTGGTTAATCTCAAACAAGTCTGCGATCGCGCTTATGAAGAAGCCCATCAACAAACCCCCGACTCCCCCGCCGAATTTACCCAACACATTGAGGAGGGATTAGAAACTATCATCGCCGATGAACTGCGCTTACGTCAGATGTTAGTCCATTTACTCTCCAATGGGCGCAAGTTTACCGCCGAAAAAGGGGAAATGGGCTTAGAGGTCAGTCAATGGGAAGGATGGATCGCCTTTACAGTTTGGGATACTGGGATTGGGATTCCCGAATCGTCCCAACATCTGATTTTTCAGAAATTTCAGCAGTTAGAAGACCCCATGACCCGACAATTTTCAGGGACAGGATTAGGATTAGTGTTAACCCAACGCTTAGCCCATGCTCACGGGGGAGATGTCTCCTTTATTTCCGAAGAAGGGAAAGGATCGCAGTTTACCTTATTGCTTCCCCCCACTCCCCCCCAAAACCCTTTCACTCTCAAGCCTCTTCCCAGAAAGTGGCTGGAAAACTGGTGTTAG
- a CDS encoding circadian clock protein KaiA: MSAQLFICLFTISPDLAKSVKEILRDKPYHLRVFDSSEAVIGYILEQTEQIDCLLLHQGQGIEEVVTCLRNEGKLLPAVILTTEADNQDLVYHPAQTYLATETLAKIPTVIEGAIADFLQLTPEAKPQFEIEQINEFLTIKQHRLTEKLQERLGYKGVYYKRNPQDFFRYLTSEEKRNLISELTEEYRLILLDYFQDATEVNSKIDQFVTRAFFADLSVSQIMEIHMDLMDQFSQQLKLEGRSDEILLDYRLTLIDIIAHLCEMYRRSIPTKVRK, from the coding sequence TTGTCTGCTCAACTATTTATTTGTTTATTCACCATCAGCCCTGATCTCGCCAAATCTGTCAAAGAGATTTTGCGGGATAAACCTTATCATTTGCGTGTTTTTGACTCATCAGAAGCCGTTATCGGTTATATTCTGGAGCAAACTGAGCAGATCGATTGTTTACTGTTGCATCAGGGTCAGGGGATAGAAGAAGTGGTCACTTGTTTACGCAATGAAGGTAAACTTTTACCTGCGGTCATTTTAACCACAGAGGCGGACAATCAAGACTTAGTTTATCACCCTGCCCAAACCTATCTTGCCACGGAAACACTGGCTAAAATTCCGACCGTAATTGAGGGCGCGATCGCGGATTTCCTCCAACTCACTCCCGAAGCTAAACCGCAATTTGAGATTGAACAGATTAATGAATTTTTAACAATTAAGCAACATCGTTTAACAGAAAAATTACAAGAGCGACTGGGATACAAAGGAGTGTACTATAAACGAAATCCGCAAGATTTTTTTCGTTACCTCACCTCTGAGGAAAAAAGGAATTTAATCTCAGAATTAACGGAAGAATACCGCCTCATTCTTTTAGACTATTTTCAGGATGCAACAGAAGTCAATTCCAAAATTGATCAGTTTGTTACCCGTGCGTTTTTTGCTGACCTTTCTGTCTCACAAATCATGGAAATTCACATGGATTTAATGGATCAATTTTCTCAACAATTAAAACTAGAAGGTCGCAGTGATGAAATTTTGTTAGATTATCGCCTCACGTTAATTGATATTATTGCTCATCTGTGCGAAATGTATCGCCGTTCGATTCCGACAAAAGTTCGGAAATAA
- the kaiB gene encoding circadian clock protein KaiB, whose amino-acid sequence MNTSSKKTYVLKLYVAGNTPESVRALNTLKTILEKDFQGVYALKVIDVLKNPQLAEEDKILATPTLAKVLPPPVRKIIGDLSDREKVLIGLDLLYEEIGDEQEEEFPE is encoded by the coding sequence ATGAATACCTCTTCTAAAAAAACTTATGTCTTAAAACTTTACGTTGCTGGAAACACCCCTGAATCAGTTCGCGCTCTCAATACCCTGAAAACAATTTTAGAAAAAGATTTTCAAGGGGTTTATGCTCTGAAGGTAATTGATGTGTTAAAAAATCCTCAACTGGCGGAAGAAGATAAAATCTTAGCGACTCCAACTCTGGCTAAAGTGTTACCGCCCCCTGTGAGAAAAATAATTGGCGATCTGTCAGATCGAGAAAAAGTATTAATTGGTTTAGATCTACTGTACGAAGAAATTGGCGATGAGCAGGAAGAAGAGTTTCCTGAATAA
- the kaiC gene encoding circadian clock protein KaiC: MTEEKQQEPQKLVQSVQKLKTMIEGFDEISHGGIPIGRTTLVSGTSGTGKTLLAIQFLYNGIQQFDEPGVFVTFEESPADIIINANSFGWDLQALIEQGKLFILDASPDPEGQEVVGNFDLSALIERIQYAIRKYKAKRVSIDSVTAIFQQYEGVGLIRREIFRLAARLKQVGVSSIMTTEREEEYGPVARFGVEEFVSDNVVIMRNVLEGERRRRTAEILKLRGTTHMKGEYPFTINRDGINIFPLGAMRLTQRSSNERVSSGISTLDEMCGGGFFKDSIILATGATGTGKTLLVSKFLEEGCLRGERAILFAYEESRAQLSRNAYSWGIDFEELESQGLLKLLCTYPESAGLEDHLQAIKSEIEDFKPSRIAIDSLSALARGVTENAFRQFVIGVTGYAKQEEITGFFTNTTDQFMGSHSITDSHISTITDTIIMLQYVEIRGEMSRAINVFKMRGSWHDKGIREYIIAEEGPEIKASFRNYERIISGAPTRISADEKSELSRIVQGVRGKSETDES; encoded by the coding sequence ATGACAGAAGAGAAACAGCAAGAACCACAAAAATTAGTGCAGAGTGTACAAAAACTAAAAACCATGATTGAGGGGTTTGATGAAATCAGTCATGGTGGAATTCCTATTGGTCGAACCACTCTTGTTAGTGGGACATCAGGAACAGGAAAAACTCTACTTGCTATTCAATTTTTATATAATGGCATTCAACAATTTGACGAGCCAGGAGTGTTTGTCACGTTTGAAGAATCCCCAGCAGATATTATTATTAATGCTAATAGTTTCGGTTGGGATTTACAAGCACTGATTGAACAAGGAAAACTGTTTATTCTTGATGCGTCTCCTGATCCAGAAGGTCAAGAAGTGGTGGGAAATTTTGACCTTTCAGCACTCATTGAACGGATTCAATATGCGATCCGCAAATATAAAGCAAAACGGGTTTCTATTGATTCAGTCACTGCTATTTTTCAACAATATGAAGGGGTGGGTTTAATTCGCCGAGAAATTTTCCGTCTTGCAGCCCGCTTGAAACAAGTGGGGGTCAGTTCTATTATGACAACAGAACGAGAAGAAGAGTATGGGCCCGTGGCGCGATTTGGCGTTGAAGAATTTGTGTCTGATAATGTTGTTATTATGCGGAATGTGTTAGAAGGAGAACGTCGCCGCCGTACTGCAGAAATCTTAAAATTACGGGGAACCACCCACATGAAAGGGGAATATCCCTTTACTATTAATCGCGATGGAATTAATATCTTCCCCTTGGGTGCAATGCGCTTAACCCAACGCTCATCCAATGAACGAGTTTCTTCAGGAATTAGTACCCTCGATGAAATGTGTGGCGGTGGCTTTTTTAAAGACTCAATTATTCTTGCTACAGGCGCAACGGGAACGGGTAAAACCTTATTAGTGAGTAAGTTTTTAGAAGAAGGGTGTTTACGAGGAGAAAGAGCAATTTTATTTGCTTATGAAGAATCTCGCGCCCAGTTATCTAGAAATGCTTATTCTTGGGGAATTGATTTTGAAGAGTTAGAATCGCAAGGGCTATTAAAATTACTTTGTACCTATCCTGAATCAGCGGGTTTAGAAGATCATTTACAAGCCATTAAATCAGAAATTGAAGATTTTAAGCCCTCCAGAATTGCTATTGATTCTCTTTCTGCTTTAGCCAGAGGCGTAACCGAGAATGCGTTTCGTCAGTTTGTCATTGGCGTGACAGGATACGCTAAACAAGAAGAAATTACAGGTTTCTTTACCAATACCACGGATCAGTTTATGGGGTCGCATTCGATTACTGATTCCCATATTTCTACGATTACCGATACAATTATTATGCTGCAATATGTGGAGATTCGGGGAGAAATGTCACGGGCGATTAATGTCTTTAAGATGCGCGGATCGTGGCATGATAAAGGAATTCGGGAGTATATTATCGCGGAAGAAGGTCCAGAAATTAAAGCCTCTTTCCGTAATTATGAACGGATTATTAGTGGCGCACCAACTCGCATTTCTGCGGATGAAAAATCAGAATTGTCGCGTATTGTCCAAGGGGTTAGAGGGAAATCAGAAACAGATGAGTCATAG
- the ppk1 gene encoding polyphosphate kinase 1: MSKSKAETPTIDFKDPEYYFNRELSWLEFNDRVLHEAIDSRTPLLERLKFMAIFSSNLDEFYMVRVAGLKQQVEANVNKLTADGRDPSQQLTDISERLRPMICKQDQHFEEVLRGLLAEEKIHLLNYTDLNVEQRTYLQHYYEDHVFPVLTPLAVDPGHPFPYISNLSLNLAVVVQEPSTGDERFARIKVPKVLPRFVQFPKELGIYDEKGKPAIWTGVPLEQIIAHHLETLFPGMTIQECYPFRITRNADIAVEEDEADDLLLAIQKELRKRRMGGSVVRMEIDDSATDQVRGMLMREMKLEESDVHQIQGLLGLGDLMSFMSLPLPELKEPKWTPIVPPPFERYRESENAEGGLSVEEKSESLFGEIRKSDLLVHHPYHSFSATIQELVELAAVDPKVLAIKMTLYRTSGDSPIINALINAAENGKQVAVLVEIKARFDEENNIVWARKLEKSGVHVVYGIVGLKTHTKTTLIVRQEDDKIHRYVHIGTGNYNPKTANLYTDLGLFSCREALGADLTDLFNFLTGHSRQRSYRKLLVAPVSLRDRMIVLIQRERDRAKKGEKARIIAKMNALVDPKIIQNLYEASQAGVEIDLIIRGICCLRPGLKGVSDNIRVVSVIGRFLEHSRIFYFYNQGEEDIYIGSADWMQRNLDRRIEAVVPIDDPNIFQELKEILDLMLSDNRQAWELQPDGHYIQRQPEEDGEVISTHETLMKKALDSSTVT, encoded by the coding sequence ATGTCAAAATCCAAGGCTGAAACTCCGACGATTGACTTTAAAGATCCCGAATATTACTTTAACCGTGAACTGAGTTGGTTAGAATTTAACGATCGCGTTCTTCATGAAGCCATAGATTCCCGTACCCCACTGTTAGAACGTTTGAAGTTTATGGCAATTTTTAGCTCAAACTTAGACGAATTTTACATGGTACGGGTTGCAGGTTTAAAGCAACAAGTCGAAGCCAATGTTAATAAGCTAACAGCAGATGGACGTGACCCTTCACAGCAACTGACAGATATTAGTGAACGGTTGCGTCCGATGATTTGTAAACAAGATCAGCATTTTGAAGAAGTCTTGCGGGGATTACTCGCAGAAGAAAAAATTCATCTCCTGAACTATACAGACTTAAATGTTGAACAACGAACGTATCTCCAACATTATTATGAAGATCATGTTTTTCCCGTTTTAACGCCTTTAGCCGTTGATCCAGGACATCCCTTTCCTTATATTTCTAATTTAAGTTTAAATTTAGCGGTTGTGGTACAAGAACCCAGTACAGGAGATGAACGTTTTGCACGGATTAAAGTTCCGAAAGTGTTACCGCGCTTTGTCCAGTTTCCCAAAGAGTTAGGGATTTATGATGAAAAAGGAAAGCCTGCGATTTGGACTGGTGTTCCCTTAGAACAAATTATTGCTCATCATTTAGAAACTCTGTTTCCAGGGATGACGATTCAAGAATGCTATCCGTTTCGGATTACCCGTAATGCGGATATTGCGGTGGAAGAAGATGAAGCCGATGATTTGTTATTAGCTATTCAAAAAGAACTACGGAAACGTCGCATGGGCGGATCGGTGGTGCGGATGGAAATTGATGATTCCGCGACGGATCAGGTGCGGGGAATGTTGATGCGGGAAATGAAGTTAGAAGAGTCGGATGTGCATCAAATTCAAGGATTACTAGGTTTAGGAGATTTGATGTCATTTATGTCTCTTCCGCTACCTGAATTAAAAGAGCCGAAATGGACTCCCATTGTTCCCCCGCCGTTTGAACGTTACCGAGAGTCAGAAAACGCTGAAGGGGGGCTTTCTGTTGAAGAAAAAAGTGAAAGTTTATTTGGAGAAATTCGCAAATCAGATTTATTAGTTCATCATCCTTATCATTCTTTTAGTGCAACAATACAAGAGTTGGTTGAGTTGGCTGCGGTTGACCCGAAAGTGTTAGCAATTAAGATGACGCTTTATCGGACTTCTGGTGATTCTCCGATTATTAATGCGCTGATTAATGCTGCGGAAAATGGGAAACAAGTGGCGGTTTTAGTGGAAATTAAAGCCCGATTTGATGAAGAGAATAATATTGTTTGGGCGCGAAAGTTAGAAAAGTCTGGGGTTCATGTGGTGTATGGGATTGTCGGCTTAAAAACCCATACGAAAACGACTTTAATTGTGCGCCAAGAAGACGATAAAATTCATCGTTATGTGCATATTGGAACGGGAAATTATAATCCGAAAACGGCGAATCTTTATACGGATTTAGGGTTATTTAGTTGTCGGGAAGCGTTAGGTGCAGATTTAACGGATTTATTTAATTTTCTAACAGGACATTCTCGTCAACGGTCCTATCGGAAATTATTGGTTGCGCCAGTGAGTTTGCGCGATCGGATGATTGTGTTAATACAAAGAGAGCGCGATCGCGCGAAAAAAGGGGAAAAAGCGCGTATTATTGCCAAAATGAACGCTTTAGTCGATCCGAAAATTATTCAAAACCTCTATGAAGCCTCACAAGCGGGTGTAGAAATTGATTTAATTATTCGTGGAATTTGTTGCTTACGTCCAGGTTTAAAGGGCGTTAGTGATAATATTCGAGTGGTCAGTGTTATTGGTCGTTTTCTGGAACATTCCCGTATTTTCTATTTCTATAATCAAGGGGAAGAAGATATTTATATCGGAAGTGCAGACTGGATGCAGCGCAACTTAGATCGTCGCATTGAAGCGGTTGTTCCTATTGACGATCCGAACATTTTCCAAGAGTTAAAAGAGATTTTAGATTTAATGTTATCAGATAACCGTCAAGCCTGGGAATTACAACCTGATGGACATTATATTCAAAGACAACCCGAAGAAGATGGAGAGGTGATCAGCACCCATGAAACGTTAATGAAGAAGGCGTTGGACTCTTCTACAGTGACTTAA
- a CDS encoding YraN family protein gives MVSLGELGEQVTAQWLQGQGWEILASRWRCRWGELDLVAYDRASTLSFVEVKTRQSRNWDADGLLAITSQKQRKLYRSAQMFLSAYPQFSELICRFDLALVKARLLSSERDCKTSLPPVTLNSPIFYHGYELTLTTYLEGID, from the coding sequence ATGGTAAGTTTGGGAGAGTTAGGGGAACAAGTGACAGCCCAGTGGTTACAAGGTCAAGGTTGGGAAATTTTGGCTTCTCGCTGGCGTTGTCGTTGGGGAGAGTTGGATCTGGTCGCTTACGATCGCGCTTCTACTTTAAGTTTTGTGGAGGTGAAAACCCGCCAAAGTAGAAACTGGGATGCGGATGGCTTATTAGCAATTACCTCTCAAAAACAAAGAAAACTTTATCGTAGCGCACAGATGTTTTTGTCTGCTTATCCTCAATTTTCGGAGTTAATTTGTCGCTTTGATTTAGCGTTAGTGAAAGCCCGTTTGCTAAGCTCAGAAAGGGATTGCAAAACTTCTTTACCTCCCGTTACTCTTAATTCTCCCATCTTTTACCATGGCTATGAATTAACCTTAACCACCTATTTAGAAGGAATTGATTAA
- a CDS encoding molybdenum cofactor biosynthesis protein B, with amino-acid sequence MSQPHQDQELISLYCAVITVSDTRTAETDRSGQLMKNKLQEKGHHIRDYVIIPDDPKQIIEQVVRLGKMEDLAVILCNGGTGIAPRDTTYDALVTLLEKTLPGFGELFRYLSYQEIGSRAIASRAIAGVYQGKLVFSLPGSSNAVKLGLEQLILPELVHLARIQNS; translated from the coding sequence ATGTCTCAACCTCATCAAGATCAAGAATTAATTTCTCTATATTGCGCTGTGATTACGGTTAGTGATACTCGCACCGCAGAAACGGATCGCAGTGGTCAATTGATGAAAAATAAGCTGCAAGAAAAGGGTCATCACATCCGAGATTATGTAATTATTCCTGATGACCCCAAACAGATTATTGAACAAGTTGTGAGACTGGGAAAAATGGAAGATTTAGCAGTCATTCTGTGTAATGGGGGAACAGGGATTGCGCCACGGGATACCACTTATGATGCGCTGGTGACACTGTTAGAGAAAACCTTACCAGGGTTTGGGGAGTTGTTTCGGTATTTAAGTTATCAAGAAATTGGGTCACGCGCGATCGCGTCACGAGCAATTGCTGGCGTTTATCAGGGGAAATTGGTCTTTTCTCTCCCTGGCTCAAGTAATGCCGTAAAATTGGGGTTAGAGCAGCTAATTTTGCCTGAATTAGTCCATTTAGCCCGCATTCAGAACTCTTAG
- a CDS encoding ATP-grasp domain-containing protein, with translation MLLFVRGRINSAVKTMGTLTLLLIAFPINLITVLFSFLTQEKLRQAVTDNPKRILITGGKMTKSLQLARSFYQAGHTVFLVETHRYWLSGHRFSQAVSGFYTVPAPEKDPEGYRQGLLDIVKKEQINVFIPVCSPVSSYYDSTAKPLLTEVGCEVIHFDPDITAMLDNKYEFCKQAQALGLAAPKVFKFTSPQEVLDFDFEADGSRYIIKSINYDSVRRLDLTKLPFQGMESYIKTLPISKDNPWVMQEFIRGKEFCTHSTVRNGKIQVHCCSESSPFQVNYQKVDHPEIFAWVKHFVGELKLTGQISFDFIETPDGNIYPIECNPRTHSAITMFHDHPNLASAYLEDNHYSEPIAPLPNSKPTYWLYHELWRLTEIRSLEDLTKWWQKITQGTDGIFRKDDPLPFLFVHHWQIPLLLLSNLKRFQDWIRIDFNIGKIVKLGGD, from the coding sequence ATGCTTCTATTTGTCCGAGGACGAATCAATTCCGCAGTCAAAACGATGGGGACATTAACCTTACTGTTAATCGCTTTCCCCATCAATTTAATCACCGTCTTGTTCTCTTTTTTGACTCAGGAGAAACTTAGGCAAGCTGTTACTGATAATCCTAAGCGTATCCTAATTACGGGTGGCAAAATGACAAAATCGCTACAGTTAGCGCGATCGTTTTATCAAGCGGGACACACCGTTTTCCTCGTCGAAACCCATCGTTACTGGCTATCAGGTCATCGCTTCTCCCAAGCTGTAAGCGGATTTTACACCGTTCCCGCACCCGAAAAAGACCCAGAAGGCTATCGTCAAGGACTGCTTGATATTGTTAAAAAAGAGCAAATTAATGTTTTTATTCCCGTTTGCAGTCCCGTTTCTAGTTACTATGATTCCACCGCAAAACCATTACTCACAGAAGTAGGTTGTGAAGTCATTCATTTTGATCCAGACATTACCGCAATGCTGGATAATAAATATGAATTTTGTAAACAAGCGCAAGCCCTAGGACTTGCTGCACCAAAAGTTTTTAAGTTTACTTCTCCCCAAGAAGTTTTAGATTTTGACTTTGAAGCCGATGGTAGTCGTTACATTATTAAAAGTATTAATTACGATTCCGTTCGCCGTTTAGATCTGACTAAACTTCCCTTTCAAGGAATGGAAAGTTATATCAAAACTCTTCCTATCTCAAAAGATAATCCTTGGGTGATGCAAGAGTTTATTCGCGGGAAAGAATTTTGTACTCATAGCACCGTTCGCAATGGCAAAATTCAAGTCCATTGTTGTTCTGAATCTTCTCCCTTTCAAGTCAATTATCAAAAAGTCGATCATCCAGAAATTTTCGCTTGGGTGAAACACTTTGTCGGGGAATTAAAGTTAACGGGTCAAATTTCTTTTGACTTTATCGAAACCCCAGATGGCAATATTTATCCCATTGAATGCAACCCTCGCACTCATTCGGCGATTACGATGTTTCATGATCATCCTAATTTAGCATCTGCTTATTTAGAAGATAATCATTATTCTGAACCGATTGCGCCTTTACCCAATAGCAAACCCACTTACTGGCTATATCACGAACTGTGGCGACTAACTGAAATTCGTTCCTTAGAAGACTTAACAAAATGGTGGCAAAAAATCACGCAAGGAACCGATGGAATTTTTCGTAAAGATGACCCCTTACCCTTTTTATTTGTCCATCACTGGCAAATTCCCCTATTACTTTTAAGTAACTTAAAACGTTTCCAAGATTGGATTCGCATTGACTTCAACATCGGAAAAATTGTCAAATTAGGAGGAGATTAA